Sequence from the uncultured Methanobrevibacter sp. genome:
TTAATATAAATTCCATAATAATTGAGGTATTACAATGGCTGAGCTTAACTTTGAAGAGGAAAGGATTAATTTTACTCCCGTCATTCTATATGTTGACTACATTAATCTGCAGTTTAGTAATTATTTGAAGCATAGCTCCACGGATATTACACCAAGAGAATTTACCCTGAATAGATTCTTTCCATTTACTTTTTTTTTTTGATAGAATGAAAATATTATACTACACTTCAACTGGAAACAACTTATATATTTCAAAACGGTTGGGCGGAGACCTCTTAAGCATTCCACAGCTTATGAAAAACAATGAATTTTACATAGAAGACGACATTGTAGGGATAGTCTTTCCGGTATTTTTCGCCACTTCTCCAATCACCCTCAGGGAATTTGTCGAAAGGGTGGAGATTAAGGAGGATTACATATTTTTAATATGCTCATATGGTGCCGATGGAGACCAGAATGCATTGAAGATTATGAAGGACACGTTCGATGAAAGGGGAATCCATATCAATTATACAAATTCCGTTTTGATGGTTGACAATTTCCTTCCGTTGTTTGACATGGAAAAGGAAAGGGAACTGAAACAGAATATCGACATTGACGGTGCTATTGATGAGATAAAAAATGACATTTTCAACAGAAAAGAGTATATCTTTGATAAAAAGCCGTTCACCGATGTCGAAAATATTGAGGTTGTGCTTGAAACCACAATGACTGAAAGGTTCCGTATTCTCGTCGGCGAGGATTGCAGCAACTGTCAGGTCTGTGTAAGGGTATGTCCGAGGGGAA
This genomic interval carries:
- a CDS encoding EFR1 family ferrodoxin (N-terminal region resembles flavodoxins. C-terminal ferrodoxin region binds two 4Fe-4S clusters.), whose protein sequence is MKILYYTSTGNNLYISKRLGGDLLSIPQLMKNNEFYIEDDIVGIVFPVFFATSPITLREFVERVEIKEDYIFLICSYGADGDQNALKIMKDTFDERGIHINYTNSVLMVDNFLPLFDMEKERELKQNIDIDGAIDEIKNDIFNRKEYIFDKKPFTDVENIEVVLETTMTERFRILVGEDCSNCQVCVRVCPRGNIELTDEGPIIGDNCDFCLGCVKHCKNHVLTINDELNPDERFRNPNIKLSEIIKSNNQQ